In Notolabrus celidotus isolate fNotCel1 chromosome 5, fNotCel1.pri, whole genome shotgun sequence, the genomic window ACCTTGTTACCCATACATTTCTTTAGCTGTCACAGTACACAAACATGAAATCTGACTGAACAGAAGTGAAAGGACGATCAGTTGTAACAGCTGCTTTAACTCATCTATTCAAGAAAATATtgaatttgattatttattatcttatttatcatTCCATCAAAAAATACTTATTCTGATTTGCACATTTGTTCTGTGAAGATTTAAACCACACACCAAGACAACAGATATAAGGATGCATCTAGACAAAAAGAGAGTACAGCAAATCTATAGAAATCAAATGTGATGTTAGGTGCTGGGAAATAGTTTATAGTTTAGTTTGTGATTGCACTGACAAAAACAGTCTTTTAGCATTTTTTTCGAACCCTTAAGTTTAGAGAACTCAAACATAATCTTCATCTTCACCTGCTGCAACACGTGTCACTTCTGAATGTATTTCAATAACATCATGGGTTGATTTTCATATCTTGTACAAATACTATATTTGATCCTTATACTTTTGTACTTAATGGATTTTGCACAACATATTTTGACACTGTAATGTTGATGTAAGTAAAGATCTGAATACTTTTATTTCAGAAGCACTACACAGTGTGTTTAtgttcatgtttattttcagattATTTCAGAATATAATAAGGTCTGACTTTATTCCCATAATTGTTTCAGATTTGCCCTCTAGctattttaacaaaataaaagctgcaagCATTTTTTGTTTGCAAAGATTATGAAGTAAGTTTTCTACAATGCCTAtatgtatatactttattttagaCTCATGTCCATATCATCATAAAAAGGTATAATAaactagaaataaataataacagatACAATACAGGGTCAGCAATACTTACAGTTTACATGTTCATCATTAGTTAGAACATAAAAGTTGTTCCGGTGTTTccagaaacaagaaaaataccttTTGTCACTTAATGTGGGTTGAGTGAGTTCCCTTAAAATGTCATTATCTGAATCAACAAGGCGACGCATAAATACAGAACATTTCTTAGTACAGCATGAAATGAAGGGACATTATTAGAGACAAATGTAAAGCTTGCACTCATCCATCTTTGTAATTTGAGAAAGATTCTATATGCATCATTATGCAACCTGAAGCTTTCTCGTTGTAGCTCTACTGTAACTGAGCAGTATACATTATCTGTGCACACTGGAAATGTACATGCCAGCATATTAGCCTGTGCGTATTTACAGCACTGTCGCTGCAGATCATCACCATCACTCAAGTCATGTCTGATAATGTGCCCCAAATATTTCACTCAGTCCACTACACTAAGCACTTgatcagagaaaaagaaagaagggaaatgATGCTTCTGATCATCCTTGGCTTTGGCAATCATTatgacacttttttgttaaactTGATGTCATGCTGCACACCATAACTAGAGCATATTCTAAGTAGTTGCTGGACTAAGTCATCAGCACACATCAAGATCGATTATATTGTCTCCAAGATGACAATAGTAAAAGGTCAaatgaaatacataaataaactcaAAATCATTCTTGATTTTATAATTAGCTGcatttgcatctttgttttaacggtaatctgtgattttaaataattgtttttgttttattgtgtggaccccagggagactagcaaccacaatgtggaagctaatggggatcctaagaaagaaagaaagaaagaaagaaagaaagaaagaaagaaagaaagagatgattAACAAGTCTATTCCCCACCATACACCCAGCCTTACAAGCTTTTCAGTGTTCAGAGAGGTCATCTATGTACAAGTTAAAGGGGAGAGGtgaaattgttttatttccagttGCCTTTAAAGTGAAAACATGTCACTGGTGGTGAGTGACTCATGGTACTTTCATCATAGACTGTGCAAATAAATGCATTTGGCTCTCTGCATCAAACCACTCCAGCAGGAGGCATCATTCCTGACGGGGGAGAGTCTGCGGGTGAATGATCCGGATGTTGATTAGTGATGTCTGGATCCCGACCATAGACCACGCTGCTCTCGCTGTAGTGATGGACGCCTTTGATTTGTTTCGGAAACTCGGAGCTGGAGCTAAGTTTGACCTGAAGAGATTTGGTCAGGATGCCGCTCGGTTTAAGGTGAACTAAATATTTGTAGCTTTCTGAGTGATGAGAACCGCAAATCACCGAGATTTAGCCACAACATTTTAGCTAACCCTCGTTTAGTCGTGTGAAGATGAACGTGGAGTCTGTTTAGGAAAGTTCTTTGATATTTAAAGAAGTTGTGTGCTCTATTATGTGATCATTGTACACACATGTTCATCATACTATTGCActgtatccatagactgtataaaatagactGTATCCCATTTTACAGGCTGTAAGACACGGAGGGGAAGCGTCCCTAGATCCTCTCTCTGCGATCGATTTCTTTGGCACAGGCATAACCAGTAGAGCCCAGAGCATCTCCACAGgactggaagaggaggaggagggggaggacagtgatgaagaggaggtggaAAGTGACTCTAGTGCAGGAGGCAAAAGGAAGCTAAAGGATGAAGATGGGGACGTcaggacaaagaagaagaagaagaagaagagtcagcAGGTTGAGGTGGAAGGTAAATTGTTTGGCATATTAATGAAAtccatggctttttttttttaatttaaacaaagtttatttatgaatttttcaatacAACAGTAATAATTCACTGTGATGACATATATTGATTAATAGAATCCCCCACCACCACACatggtaacattttttttagattagattagaaattctttattgtccccaaggaGCAATTTGTGTTGCAACAGCAGTCCACACATCATATACATACAAGcaatacacacaacaacaaacacaagttcacaaatCAATGCAAGTATGTTTCCATATAATTTAACCCCCGTGGATGACATCATTCTTCCTGTGCATGAGACCAAGGTAAGGTCCTTCAGCTTGTTTAAAAACCGaacagctgagggcacaaaTGATCTAAGATATCGGTTCGATATCCCTCCTAGTGtaagtgaacctcctccctgttggcaaaaGTCTAACCTCTGAAAAAAGGGGGTGGtgagggtcttcaaggatggCCTTTGCCTTCTGAGTGGCTCTCACTTGGTAGAGATGGCCAAGATCATTAAGATAAGTGCCAACGATCTTTCGGCAGACTTTGACAATGTAATCTaacctgtttttgttaaaaatgctgaggttaccaaaccaagaggtcattgtaaaagttaaaatagactcaataaaagatgaataaaatatttagaGGGAATATAACTCAATATCAACAccatagaatgaaataaaaacaaatgaatcaaataataataatagtattataaataatatgaaatacaataaataaattgaaataaatacataaataaagtaaaatgttatGGGTTAAAACAGTACACCATTATGtagggcaggggttctcaaactttttggagccagggaccacATACAGGTGAggaaattgtccaaggaccccctcataattgtaacacagattaagcacatgcttactaccatttgcactcttagatgcccttggaactgtttgtattgtaaaaatgatcaatgtaaatacttcagacctgtaccatagtgataaacagataacacttcaatttgaatcaagtaaataccacttgtaaactttaaaacagagggtcatttcattccttgtggactcagcatgacagcatttatacttttcaagtaattgatcttaaacgctttcagaaaattaacagtagcaagactcacatatcccttcgagccactaaatggtatcataacaatggtgtatatgctgttttgtaatgacacagcacaattttataatttattagaaatgtattctaattatttcacggacccccacgctatggtttgcaggggtcccaggaccccactttgagaaccactgatcTAGGGCAtaaacaagcactgaaacacGCAAAAGAGGGGAGCAGCAGCATGAGCCAAAGGGGCATCACAAGGGTCCTTCCAGTTTGATTCATATGCCTCTTATTGCTTACATTGACATGAAAGGTTACTCATCCACAAAATGATCAGAGCTTAAAACATCAATATGAATCAGAAAGGGCTgccataataataaaaacttgtTAGCCAATCCCCTGACAGTATACCTTATCTTCTCCAGCTTTACAAAATGCCACATGTCTCTAATCCACTGTTTAAATATTGGAGGGTTACAGTCTTTTCATCTTATCAAAATTTGTCCTCTGGCTACAAGTgtggcaaaagaaagaaaactttgtGTGTCCTTGTTCAAAATTAGATTTTGTGTCACCACACCAAATAGCGCTAAAAAAGCAGACAGTTCTAAAACTCTACCAGTTGTCTTGGAAAGTACATCAAATATTAACAGCCAAAAAATGGATAATCAATGGTTTTTGTGGTGCACACATGTAACAATGCAGCTCaatcatttaatcaatcaatgaCTCTTCAAGTATAGAGCACCAAATCAaagcaaatgttatctcaagacacttttacaaacatagcaggtctagaccgtactctatgttaaattattaacaaagacttaacatcaagacagggtaagactcagtctgatctcatcttagaTAATCCCCCACCAGTACAGCATTTTGCAGCATCTAGTAAGTTTCAGTGGGAAgaaacaaaatgtccttttaacaggcagaaacctcgagcagaaccagactcatgttagacagccatctgccttgaatCGATGCCTGTAATCAAAGGCTAAACAtctatattttttcatttttataaatattaaagtaatacaaaatgaaaaacaagtcgACTACATCCGTTCTGTTCAGTCCTATTGTTTACAGACAgatatttgttttgtatttattaatttcataTTCATGGAGTGTCATGCTTTATATTGAATGTAATGAGGCTGTCAAAGAGTCAATGCtattcctctcttctgtctcatgAAGCTggtaacaaacagaaaaacacagaaggaAATGGCATCGCCTGGACCTCCTCACTGGACGGAAAGATCCAAAACCTTCCAAAAGCTGGGAAGGAGAAGTCCTCCCTGAAGAGGCTGAAGCATCTTCATCAGGAAAAGGTCTTTGTAGAAGCACAACTCGCAGTGCAACATGATAGTGATGCTAATTTGTGCTGTACGGACACTGTTTTGTCTGTGCTCTTACTTTAACCTCAGTTTTTATATCCTTTTTGGATTTCAGGTGAACCGTATTCGCTCTCAGCATCGTATAAATGTGCACGGCTGTGATGTTCCTGACCCTGTGTGCACGTTTGAGGAGCTCCAGAAGGAGTATCGCCTAAATGCTCGTGTCCTTCAGAACCTCAGAGAAGCAGGGCTTGACTCACCGACCCCAGTACAGATGCAGGCAATACCCCTCATGATGCATGTGAGTGAAAAAAACCCACACCAAGAGTCAGAGGTTGCATTAAAATGTGTGCATATGCTCATGTGATGAGTATTTGTCTATGTCTGGTTTCTTTGTCAGAGTCGGGAGCTACTGGCCTGTGCTCCGACAGGATCAGGAAAAACTCTGGCTTTCTGTCTTCCACTTCTTGCCCACCTTCAGCAGCCGGCAAATCTGGGCTTCAGAGCTGTGGTCATCTCCCCAACAAGGGAATTGGCCAGCCAGGTACACAAATGACACACGCGCACGCAAGCAAGCAAGCACGCACGCATACATGCCTGCatgcacaaacgcacacacaaacacacacagtttgttaGATATCATAATCAAATTATAGGAAGATCAGGTAAGGATTGTCATAGCAATTTAAGGCTCAGTCATATATTGATTTGTCTTTTCACAATTGTGCGGCAGGTTTTTAAGCTCCAGTCATTGACCATTTTGGCCCCATGTGTGCAGAACAAGTGGTAAACCTAGCACTGACATATCACCACCCTTTAGATGTTTGGACAAACTTTTCAACATCCATCAGAGACAAACATTAGCATTAAATGTAGTtgtttcattcttcttttagctctgttttgggtCTCTACTAAGTCCTGAGGGAGACATCTGTGTCTTTAGCCACTGAATGCCCATTTCTTTTCACCAGCTGGTGAATAAAGATCTGTctcctgttttttaaattctttatcTTCGTAATTGGACAGCATTTTTTGTATACAGAGTATTGAACAGACAGAAATTCTTGTTTGGGGGGGTGTCATCCACAAAATCTGTCAGTAGGGGTTTAACATATTGAGTCCATTTGGTCCAGagtttaataaatatatatttctgaAGTCGCAAACAGAAAGTAATCCTTTCAATTACATAAATATCATGTACTATATCAATCCACTCCTGTATTGTGGAGGGTTCTTCTCTCCTGCTTAATGCAAAGCTGAAGCTGGACATGTCTTAATAGAAGCTCAAACAAAAGGAAGGTGTGTACTGTGGGCGTTGAATAAGCTCAGTTAGTGCCTTGTGTAGGCTACAGTCTTCGCTGCATTCTCACGCTATTTggtgcatgtcctcccccactctctttccCCACATCTCTTTAACTGTCCCATCAAATGAAGGCAgaaaagccccccaaaatatCATTAAAAAAGGTGTGCACGTAAACCAGAAGTATGAGTGAGAAGAATCTGAAAGCTACATCTTTGTGGCGTCattactagggatgggtacatttcacatttgaaccgatacggtaccgatacccggtacctgggaatcggtaccggtactcaacagtaccaattttcggtacttttgtgtgtttatgtggtaataaatgttaatttaaagaagaaaaaaaaatctaatttgtttaattttacttatttatttaatttaacatgaaataaacagaaacaggattatataggtgattagatatataagCTGACACATGcttgtggcgtctaattgctctttctggaATTTATCAATTAAAACACATGAATGCCTGtagacgggaaaaagtcagttctccgtctctttataataacaggacaaaacttacttgttgggcattcacgcacacagggacagttataaacagggcaggtcgtcagagcgagagagtccgtctcaaccatagactgtacaaaataaacttaatcctccaGTAAGgcagttctgcctcgcggtgagtgcgcgcgcccgtcaggtgcagagagcagagacgtccacccggtcagtctctgactttatttcagggcgaaagtatggaaactcgcctcctcttccactccctcacagtcacaagggtgcgttcaggtaccgtttgagtttacgtgagtcggtactcggtagtaccgacggaattcggtcggtacctataaaagtaccgaatccggtacccatccctattcATTACTACATGTAGCTTGTTTAATATAACACAGTCATCTTACCTCCTGTTAATATACACACTTGATAAGCAGATGCTAaagaaaactaacaaaaaaatactcatttatatttatcaaagAGAGTATTCTGTAAAGAAAAGGTCAGTGTCAGTCCAGTTTCATCATACACGGCATATCTACAGATGTCAAGTAAAGAGGCCTGAGGACATGATCTTGATAAAACACATCTACTGTATAAGTatttgaaaacattgaagtcCGATTGTTCCGTGTTCAGACCTACAGAGAGCTGCTGCGTCTGTCGGACGGCGTCGGATTCAGAGTTCACATCTTAGACAAAGCTTCTCTGGCAGCCAAGAAATACGGACCACAGTCGAGCAAAAAATATGGTAAGAACTGGAATAATTTTTTTCACAGTGAAGAAAAGAAGTATGAATCAAATCATGAGATTCTAATctaacacactttttaaaaaaaacaattttctgTGCAGATATTCTCGTCAGCACTCCAAACAGACTTGTCTTCCTTCTCAAGCAGGACCCTCCAGCTCTCGACCTCAGCAGGTACGATGACAGAAAAGTCTTGATATGAAATATAACATGAAAGCAGCAAGTTAAAAGTGATTGAAGCACAAATGAAATAGAGACTATGAAGTATTTATAGGAAACAAATGTAATtactaaatgtttgtttttgttgtcgtTCAGTGTGGAGTGGCTGGTTGTTGATGAGTCTGATAAGCTGTTTGAAGGCGGTAAGACCGGCTTCAGGGAGCAGCTCGCCTCCATTTTTCTGGCCTGTTCTGGTTTGAAGGTGCGCCGGGCTTTCTTTAGCGCCACATGCACGGCTGATGTGGAGCAGTGGTGCCGCCTGAACCTCGACAACCTGGTGTCTGTCAACATCGGACACAGGTAACTAACCTACAAGTAGAGCTCTGCTTCTGGCGTTCACGTTGTATGTTCCTCACACAGAAAAATGAATGTTTGATATTATCAGAAACACGGCGGTGGAGACGGTGGAACAGGAGCTGCTGTTTGTGGGGACGGAGAACGGCAAACTGGTGGCCATGAGGGACATCATCAAGAAGGTGAGGACACTGAGGAGGATGTTGAATTTGTTCCTGTTATAAAGCTGTCAGCCAAACTATTATCATTCTACAtggaagtaaaaaaacaaaacaaatgaatacaaattcTGTTTCTTCACAATGTTCCTCTGAATGAAAgaatctcctctctgctgttatCAGGGTTTCCTTCCTCCCATGCTGGTgtttgttcagtccatagagcGAGCGAGGGAGCTCTTCCACGAGCTGGTGTACGAGGGCATCAATGTGGACGTGATCCACGCAGACCGCACACAGCAGCAGGTGCACACTCAGACATATTGTTATGTAGATCATGGGTCCGCTTCATATCACGCTTGTTTCTCATCCTTTATTTCTCTGACTTCTCAATCTCAGAGGGACAACGTAGTGAGCAGCTTCCGTTCCGGGAAAATCTGGGTGTTGATCTGCACGGCTCTGCTCGCCAGAGGAATCGACTTCAAAGGGGTGAACCTCGTGTTGAACTATGACTTCCCCACTAGCGCTGTTGAGTACATCCACCGGATAGGTTAGTCTTTTACAAACCATTAACCTGCTGCTCCAAGTTTAACAAACCAAGTTatgcttgttctttttttaaccttatGAATTAAATATCTGTTGATTTTGAACAACTTTAGGAGCTCTCAAGTCTCACCGGTTGTTAATGATTACAGATATTATCTTCTTTCTATAAGCTGATTTGtgtttcattctgtttcatCAGGTAGGACTGGTAGAGCTGGACATCTGGGGAAGGCCATCACCTTCTTCACAGAAAACGACAAGCCACTTCTGCGCAGGTACATTGTTAAATGAAACTGAGGGAGGATGCAAACTCCTTCAGATACACAGGTAGTAttatgttggtgtttgtgtctcagtcatttcatttaaaggtcTAACTAGTGTTATCAAACAGTCAGTTACAGGCAAGGCAGACATGTCATTAGATGTTTAATTTGGGGATCAAACAGGCACACACCTCAACTTTCTTGGTCTTGTAAATAATTGTTAGTCAGAGGAGATAAGAAGGTAAATGGTGAGTAAATCAGACTAAAGCAGGGTACAAATACAGGAACAAAGCAGCATACAGAAGTGAG contains:
- the ddx52 gene encoding probable ATP-dependent RNA helicase DDX52, with product MIRMLISDVWIPTIDHAALAVVMDAFDLFRKLGAGAKFDLKRFGQDAARFKAVRHGGEASLDPLSAIDFFGTGITSRAQSISTGLEEEEEGEDSDEEEVESDSSAGGKRKLKDEDGDVRTKKKKKKKSQQVEVEAGNKQKNTEGNGIAWTSSLDGKIQNLPKAGKEKSSLKRLKHLHQEKVNRIRSQHRINVHGCDVPDPVCTFEELQKEYRLNARVLQNLREAGLDSPTPVQMQAIPLMMHSRELLACAPTGSGKTLAFCLPLLAHLQQPANLGFRAVVISPTRELASQTYRELLRLSDGVGFRVHILDKASLAAKKYGPQSSKKYDILVSTPNRLVFLLKQDPPALDLSSVEWLVVDESDKLFEGGKTGFREQLASIFLACSGLKVRRAFFSATCTADVEQWCRLNLDNLVSVNIGHRNTAVETVEQELLFVGTENGKLVAMRDIIKKGFLPPMLVFVQSIERARELFHELVYEGINVDVIHADRTQQQRDNVVSSFRSGKIWVLICTALLARGIDFKGVNLVLNYDFPTSAVEYIHRIGRTGRAGHLGKAITFFTENDKPLLRSIANVIKQAGCPVPDYMIGFKKIHSKAKRRLEKRPPKRSTICTTPRFLMKKKGNTPNKGQKREKQAAGGEQKGESGSQAAVQQPKQEKKTKTQKKIKKTQKGAGTEKPKKLSQKKGSKILGAKLKKKRDKK